In Streptomyces sclerotialus, the DNA window CTCGGAGAGCTCGTACCCGACGGTGGCCGGAGTGGCGTCGACGGTCCAGCTCAGCCGGGTGGCGGGGGAGGGCCGGGTACCGACGACGCGGGCGGTGACGGTGTGATCACCCGGCCGCAGCCGCAACGCCCGCAGGTCCAGGTCACGGTCGTTGCCCCGGTCGGCCACCGGACGGCCGTCCACCGCCCAGGCGACACGCGCTACGCCCCGTACGGGGTGCGTGGTGTCGGCGTACAGGACGGAGGACGCGCCCACGGGTGCTTCCGTTGCGGTGTGGCCGGTGAACTCCGCGGCGACGGGCGCGGGTTGCGTGGTCAGGGACGGGTCGACGGTCCAGGTGACCGTGCGGGTCAGCGCCGCCGAGCCACGCACGGCCGGGTCACGCACGAAGGGGGTCGGGTCGGTCACGGTGGCGGTGAGGCGGCGCGGCTCCGTACCGTGCCCGGCGTACCGGCGCAGGTCCACGGTGCGCGACCCGGCCGTACCGGGGAGCGGCCTGCCGTCCAGCCGCCAGGAGACATCGAGCTCGCCACCCGTGGGATGCAGTGTGTCGACCCACACGGAGCGGTCGTCGCCTATGGGCGCGTCGTTCGAAGTGTGGTCCTGTACGAGGTTCACCTTGGCGGAGATCGCCCGCGTCATCACCTCGCGCTCCACCTGGTCGAAGGGGTAGCCCAGGGTCTTCATCATCGAGTGCGCGCTCGGCCGCCAGACGCCCCTCGTGTTGTACATACCGCCTTCGTGCCGCCCGATGCGGCCCCCGGACGCACTCTCCTCACCCAGCCAGCGCCACCACTTCTTGCGCTGCTCCCGCATCTGCCGTTCGGTGAGCACGGTGTGGTGCGCCGACGCGGGCTCGCCCTCCGTGTACCGGCCGCCGGGGACGCCGCGCTGGTAGTAGTCGTACTCGTCCTGCAGCTTCCCCAGCGAGTGGCCGATCTCGTGCGGAGTGATCAGCGAGGAGAGCGAGTTGCCGCCGGACGCGGTCGCGTACGTACCGCCCGCGCCGCCGTACGTGTCGCTGTGCGCCAGCCCCACGATCTGCCGGTTCCCGGCCGTGGTACCCGCCACCAGATCGGCCGCCGCCCTGGCCTTGGCGTCGTCCATCGTGATCAGCCGCTGCACGCTCTGCGCATCACAGCCGCCCCAGAACCCCATGTCCAGCGCGGTGTCCCGGCGCGGTGCTTCGAGCCCCGGATCGCAGTCGACACCGGACTCGGCCGACGGCGTCTCCACCGCCCACACGTTGACATACGAGCGGTACGAGGCGAACGGCTCGGTGCTCCACAGCACGTTCAGGTGCTTCTCGACGTTCGCCCGGAACTTCGGCATCTCGTCCGCCGTGTAGCCGTCGCCGAGGAAGACCAGGTTGAAACGCTTCTCCGCGGGCCCGGTCGACTGGACCGGCAGCACCTTCGCGGACCCGGTGACCGCGTCCCGCTGCTGCGCCGCCGCGCCGGCGGCGGGCGCCGGCCCCAGCGCCGCCACCCCGGCCAGCAGCCCGGCCGCCGCCAGCAGACCGACGGCGGCCCGGCCCCTGCGTCCAGCCCTCGCGCTCATGACGACGCCCTCCTCACGGTGCGAACGGTGGCCCGGAGCGTACGGGGGAGACGAACGAGCCGTAAAGAGGCCGGAGTTGGCGCCGGGGAGGCGCTACTTGATGGCGAGGGGGTTGAGCGGGGAGCCGACGGCGCCCGTGAACTTCAGGGGCGGGGCCGTGAAGAA includes these proteins:
- a CDS encoding M64 family metallopeptidase, translated to MSARAGRRGRAAVGLLAAAGLLAGVAALGPAPAAGAAAQQRDAVTGSAKVLPVQSTGPAEKRFNLVFLGDGYTADEMPKFRANVEKHLNVLWSTEPFASYRSYVNVWAVETPSAESGVDCDPGLEAPRRDTALDMGFWGGCDAQSVQRLITMDDAKARAAADLVAGTTAGNRQIVGLAHSDTYGGAGGTYATASGGNSLSSLITPHEIGHSLGKLQDEYDYYQRGVPGGRYTEGEPASAHHTVLTERQMREQRKKWWRWLGEESASGGRIGRHEGGMYNTRGVWRPSAHSMMKTLGYPFDQVEREVMTRAISAKVNLVQDHTSNDAPIGDDRSVWVDTLHPTGGELDVSWRLDGRPLPGTAGSRTVDLRRYAGHGTEPRRLTATVTDPTPFVRDPAVRGSAALTRTVTWTVDPSLTTQPAPVAAEFTGHTATEAPVGASSVLYADTTHPVRGVARVAWAVDGRPVADRGNDRDLDLRALRLRPGDHTVTARVVGTRPSPATRLSWTVDATPATVGYELSEPLRTVRRPGRPVEYVYDGPFTMKLTGRDDHDGHVVTQFRVDGDGWFTYFGWPTDADAPFRFSPAGTVIDGLVYGKLGRPRAVPWDDATPDHGTHTVEYRALDAAGNTGPAKRFRVTLRPPQ